CTTTACGCCCCCAACCACCATCCGGCAATGCGGCATGTCGCCCCGGTCCGCAAGGCGTTGCAAATGCGGACATTCTTTAACTTGCTGGGGCCCCTGAGCAACCCGGCGGGGGCCAACCGCCAACTTATTGGCATCTACGACCCGCGAGACCTCGACCGCGTCGCCGAGGCTTTAACGAAGCTCGACATTGAGCACGCATTTGTTGTCCACGGCCGCGACGGGATGGACGAAGTGAGCCCTTGCACCGAAACCGAATTCCGGGAGGTCAAAGGCGGCCGGGTCACGGCGGGGGTTTGGTCACCCAACGACTTCGCCATGCTCCCGTTGGATGGCCCGGCACTCGCCCACGGGGCCGATATTGGCGAAAACGCCGCCATTTTAAGGGAAGCGCTGACGGAGAAGGACAGCCCGCGTTCAGCCGCCTTGATCCCCAACACCGCTGTGACTCTGGTCTTGGCGGGGATTGCGGTCGATGTGGCCGACGGCGCCATGCGGGCTCGGGCGGCGGTGGCATCGGGCGACGCGGCCCGTCTGCTTGGGAAGTTGGCGGGCTGAATGTCTATCCTAGAAGAGATCTTTGCCGAAAAGCGGGCGCGGGTCGCCTCTTGCAAGCCTTCGGGACTGGATGATGTCAAAGCCCGCGCGGCCGACGCCGGCCCTGTCCGCCCTTTTTCGGCCGCGCTGCTGTCGAGTGCGCACCGACCTTCACTGATCGCCGAAGTCAAACGAATGAGCCCCAGTCAAGGCGTCATCTGTCCCGATTTCCGGCCGTTGGAAATCGCCGCGGCATTCGAGTCGGTCGGTGCGGACTGTTTGAGCGTCTTAACGGATGAAAAGTGGTTTGGCGGGAGCGAGGAGGTTTTCCGGGCGATCCGCCCCACGGTGGCGCTGCCGATGCTCCGCAAGGACTTTGTGGTTGACGAATACGACGTTTATGCGGCGCGGGCCATGGGTGCCGATGCGATCCTCCTGATCGTCGCCGGCCTGACCCTGGGCCAACTTTCAGGTTTTCAGGGCCTGGCCTGGGAGTTAGGCATGGATGTGCTCGTCGAAGTCCACACGGCAGGTGAAGCCGAGATCGCGTTGGCGAGCGGCGCAAAAATGATTGGCGTCAACAATAGAAATCTCCATGATTTTGTCGAAAATTTGGAAACGACAGAGTCTATTTTTCCTCGGTTGAGCCGGGAAAGCCTGTTGGTGAGCGAGAGTTCGCTCAAATTAAATGCCGATGTGCACCGGGTTGCCGCGGCGGGGGCCCGGAGCGTTTTGATTGGGACTGCATTTTGCCGGTCCGACGACCCCGGCGGGGCGGTAAGGTCGATCATGGGTTGGTGATAGTGATGTGGCGGGTCAAAGTTTGCGGGTTGACGAATTTGGAAGATGCCGAGTTCGCGTGGGAAGAGGGGGCAGACGCCCTCGGGTTCGTTTTGGAGCCCAAAAGCCCGAGATTTGTGGCCGATTGGGCCTTTTTAAACCAGGCGCACAAGCTCTTGGGCGCGCAAACGGTTGCGGTTTTCGGCGAATATTCCCCTGCCGATCTAACAGTGTTTGACGCGGTCCAGGCATTTGGGCCCGACCAAAAAGTGGGCAAGGCGTGGATGCCAGTCTTCCGGCCCCGTGACAATCAGCCGGTCGATGATTGGCTGGCCGCGACTTCCGGCTGGGAGTGGTGTGCTTTGGACCCGTTCAGCGTGGTGGCCCAAGGAGGTTCGGGGACTCGGTTGGATTGGGATCTGGCTGCTGATTTTGTAAAGAAATTTGCCGGCAAAGTTATACTGGCTGGTGGTCTCAACGATGAAAATGTCGGCGAGGCGGTTGAGCGGGTCAGGCCCTATGGCGTGGATGCCAGCAGTGGGCTAGAAGAGTTTCCGGGCAAGAAGGACGAGTCTAAAGTCTTTGGATATATCCGCAACGCCAAAGATGCGCTTTTCCGGGTTCATGGATCCGGAATCCGGTGAGGTTCCGCCCCGGTCCGCTGCAGAATTTTGAATTTCGTGGGCACGGAAGTCCCGTGCTTTTCGTTGTATCCCGGCGGGGCGGGCTCTTGGCGGCCCTCCCTGCTGGACTCGTTGGTATAATCGCCAACGCATTTTTCCCGGAGGCGTGCTTCTTTTGAACCTGGCAATCGAAACAAAACAACTCACAAAAACCTACAAGACGAGCTCTGGCCCGCAAAGCGTGGTCAAAGATCTCGATTTGCAGGTTGAGCGCGGCGAGATTTTCGGCTTCCTCGGGCCTAACGGCGCCGGCAAGACGACCACGATCAAGATCCTTTTGGGGATCATCGAAGCCACAAGTGGGGAGGCGACGGTTCTTGGCAACCCGGCAGGCGACATCGAAAGCCACCGCCGGCTCAGCTACCTTCCCGAAAAGCCGTACTACTACGAGCACATGACAGGGCTCGAAATCACCCAGTTTTACGCCAGTCTGTTCGGCATCAAAGACCGCGACCTGTGCGAGCGCCTTTTGAACCGGGTGAACCTTGGCAACGACATGAATCGCCCGATCAGCCAATATTCGAAAGGGATGCAACAGCGGGTGGGATTGGCGCAGAGCCTGCTGAACGACCCCGAGCTGCTGTTCCTCGACGAACCGACGGGCGGTCTAGACCCGATTGCCCACATCGAGATCCGCGACCTCATCCTCAAATTCCGAGATGAAGGGCGGACAGTTTTCATCAGTTCGCACGAATTGAGCGATGTCGAACGCATTTGCGACCGGGTGGCCATCATCAACAAAGGCGAAATGGTTCACCAGGGTCGCTTGGATCAATTGTTGAGCGGTGGCCGCATCGAAGTCACTGCGGACAACGTGGACGAATCGCTTGCGGACAAATTCCGCACCGGAGACACGACGGTTAGCTTCCGGGCTGGTCGCTTGATCGCCGACATTGCCGACAGCGAGAGCCCCAACGCGATCTTGGACACGATTCGGTCGGCGGGCGGCGAAGTCGTCAGCGTGATCCCTCGCCGCAAGCGGCTGGAAGACTTGTTCTTGGAATCGGTTGCCGGCGACAACGTTGCTAAGGGGCGAAAACTCAGCAAAATGACTGACGACCACGACGACCACAAAGGCGGTTCATCTGCCGCAGAGGCTGCCGAAGGCGAGGAGGTGGGTTCGTGAACGCCGTCTTCTCCATTGCCAAAACGACGATCGGTGAGGCAATCCGCCGCCGCGTGCTTTTGGTCATCCTTTTGATCGGGGTTTTGTTCCTGGTTATCGCACCTGGTCTCAGCGTCCTGTCTGCCCGTCAAAACTACACGGTTCTGACGAGCTTCACTTTGGGTGTCATCCAGTTGACCAGTGCGGTCATCGCCATTGTTTTGACCGTCTACCTGCTGCCGAACGAGGTGGAGAGACGGACGATCTACACCATTTTGAGCAAGCCGGTTTACCGGTGGCACTTCTTGTTGGGCAAATACCTGGGTGCCGTCGGTGCCTTGGGCATGATGATGCTGTTGATGTCCACGGTTTTGGTTTTGGTGTTCAAGATCATGCAGCGTGAGGCCTCGATGGAAGACGTGAGCCGCTTGGCTACCGCGCCGTTCTTCTTCTTCGTCCAAATGAGCCTGCTGGCGGCGGTTGCGATGTTCTTCTCAACCTTCGTTTCGCCGATCGTCAACTTCTTCCTTTCCGGTGGTGTTTACTTGGTGGGAACTTTGTTCAGCCCGGTCTTCCAGGATCTCAGCGAGAACAAGACTTTGGCGGCCCCGGTGAAAGGTGCGGCGACACTCATCCACACAGTGGTTCCCAACTTCGCCCAGTACAACATCCAAGGCGGCATCATCAACCAAGGTCCGGAGTTGCGCTCGGTTGAGCTCTACTATGCCCAGATCGTGCTCTATGCGGTGTTCTACATCGCGGTGTTCCTGATCGCCGGCATGATGATCTTTGACCGGAAAGAGGTTTAGGTCATGAAACTCAACCGCACAGCCATGTCGATTGCGCTCGTCGCCTGCTTGACGGTGGCGGGCGGTATCAACCGCTGGGCCTACCCGTTGTGGCGGGTGAACTTTTCCCCCCGCAAAAACAGCGACCTCCGCGGCCTTAGCGGCGACCAGCTCTTGATCGCCCTCGCCGGTTTCCGGGAAATGGTGGCGGGGATCCTGTGGGTTCGGGCGGACACGTTTTTCGACGAAGGGAACTACGATGCGATCTTGCCGATCATCCGGCTTGTGACCATGCTGGACCCCAAACAGATCGACGTGTATGCGACGGGGATGTGGCACATCGCCTACAACTTCACCGACGAGCAGAACCGGTCTGACCGCCGGTACATCCCGAGTGCCTTGGCCTTGGGGGCGGAAGGATCCCAAAACAACGATTACACGTACGAGCTGTACTTCGAAACCGGTTGGCTTTGGTACCACAAGATCGACGACGACTATGACAAGGCCGTCAGTTGGTGGGAAAAGGCGAGCACAAAGAAGGACATCCAAACGGCGCGGCGGAACATCCTTTCGATGGCTTATCTCCGATCC
This window of the Armatimonadota bacterium genome carries:
- the trpD gene encoding anthranilate phosphoribosyltransferase, encoding MTVYDALNRIAGGGDLTASEAEQVMGTLMIGEVHHGVIGGLLVGMQVKGVTGAELAGFATAMRKRAVRYEFDTPDLVDTCGTGGGRASFNLSTGAAILAAACGAKVAKHGNRAVTSFCGSADVLEALGIPIEGTLEEQWRRLDETGLVFLYAPNHHPAMRHVAPVRKALQMRTFFNLLGPLSNPAGANRQLIGIYDPRDLDRVAEALTKLDIEHAFVVHGRDGMDEVSPCTETEFREVKGGRVTAGVWSPNDFAMLPLDGPALAHGADIGENAAILREALTEKDSPRSAALIPNTAVTLVLAGIAVDVADGAMRARAAVASGDAARLLGKLAG
- the trpC gene encoding indole-3-glycerol phosphate synthase TrpC produces the protein MSILEEIFAEKRARVASCKPSGLDDVKARAADAGPVRPFSAALLSSAHRPSLIAEVKRMSPSQGVICPDFRPLEIAAAFESVGADCLSVLTDEKWFGGSEEVFRAIRPTVALPMLRKDFVVDEYDVYAARAMGADAILLIVAGLTLGQLSGFQGLAWELGMDVLVEVHTAGEAEIALASGAKMIGVNNRNLHDFVENLETTESIFPRLSRESLLVSESSLKLNADVHRVAAAGARSVLIGTAFCRSDDPGGAVRSIMGW
- a CDS encoding phosphoribosylanthranilate isomerase, translating into MWRVKVCGLTNLEDAEFAWEEGADALGFVLEPKSPRFVADWAFLNQAHKLLGAQTVAVFGEYSPADLTVFDAVQAFGPDQKVGKAWMPVFRPRDNQPVDDWLAATSGWEWCALDPFSVVAQGGSGTRLDWDLAADFVKKFAGKVILAGGLNDENVGEAVERVRPYGVDASSGLEEFPGKKDESKVFGYIRNAKDALFRVHGSGIR
- a CDS encoding ABC transporter ATP-binding protein, whose amino-acid sequence is MLLLNLAIETKQLTKTYKTSSGPQSVVKDLDLQVERGEIFGFLGPNGAGKTTTIKILLGIIEATSGEATVLGNPAGDIESHRRLSYLPEKPYYYEHMTGLEITQFYASLFGIKDRDLCERLLNRVNLGNDMNRPISQYSKGMQQRVGLAQSLLNDPELLFLDEPTGGLDPIAHIEIRDLILKFRDEGRTVFISSHELSDVERICDRVAIINKGEMVHQGRLDQLLSGGRIEVTADNVDESLADKFRTGDTTVSFRAGRLIADIADSESPNAILDTIRSAGGEVVSVIPRRKRLEDLFLESVAGDNVAKGRKLSKMTDDHDDHKGGSSAAEAAEGEEVGS
- a CDS encoding ABC transporter permease; its protein translation is MNAVFSIAKTTIGEAIRRRVLLVILLIGVLFLVIAPGLSVLSARQNYTVLTSFTLGVIQLTSAVIAIVLTVYLLPNEVERRTIYTILSKPVYRWHFLLGKYLGAVGALGMMMLLMSTVLVLVFKIMQREASMEDVSRLATAPFFFFVQMSLLAAVAMFFSTFVSPIVNFFLSGGVYLVGTLFSPVFQDLSENKTLAAPVKGAATLIHTVVPNFAQYNIQGGIINQGPELRSVELYYAQIVLYAVFYIAVFLIAGMMIFDRKEV